Proteins from one Fragaria vesca subsp. vesca linkage group LG6, FraVesHawaii_1.0, whole genome shotgun sequence genomic window:
- the LOC101294870 gene encoding probable 26S protease regulatory subunit 10B-like, translating to MTIFRRILLRSAPTRRPLPAIPQTLNPPPRACSRDVPNPRLLCHRSFEHYNASEIEVVKFVPGRGGAGRRCLVYPAVLAGLIGLRGLEVAYADAEEGASKQGLPADANNMEEAAKKQRQEIEDLLKRKGIRGGSIPNFTVSVKGQKVTIKFQIPPTCEASQLIANIVSNLGLKVEEHGGGSDVSLRAWDSGVAWQLMLMHPEKQKETEGDQGESKDVNKHDRDLHILIFRSVITSTEKTEIEFMKQGGLSPNELNALVSALQLAGEKIGKSTTERRGREDSTQSSSIEKLITSLESMGVRVYGVHEPNESSASKAVSWDNLAGYDLQKRQIEDTILLALLSPETYDDIARGTRRKFESNRPRAVLFEGPPGTGKTSFARVIANQAGIPLLYVPLEVILSKYYGESERLLGKVFSLANQLPDGAIIFLDEVDSFAISRDGDLHEATRRVLSVLLRQIDGFEQDKKVVVIAATNRKQDLDPALISRFDTIIPFGLPDHQTLKEIAAQYAKHLTESELDELATVTEEMSGRDIRDVCQQAERSWASKMIRGQVSKDGEQICLPPLQEYIASAMNRRKGLLSSPPRQTQNPPKADR from the exons CCACGTGCTTGCTCACGTGACGTCCCAAACCCCCGCCTTCTCTGCCACC GGTCTTTTGAGCATTACAATGCGTCTGAAATTGAGGTGGTGAAGTTTGTGCCAGGCCGGGGCGGTGCTGGCCGGCGGTGTCTTGTGTATCCGGCTGTTTTGGCTGGTTTGATTGGGCTTCGAGGTTTGGAGGTGGCTTATGCAGATGCTGAGGAG GGCGCTTCCAAGCAAGGTCTGCCGGCTGATGCCAATAATATGGAGGAAGCTGCCAAGAAGCAAAGACAGGAAATTGAAGACTTGCTCAAGCGTAAAGGGATTCGAGGTGGTTCTATTCCCAACTTTACTGTTTCTGTCAAGGGGCAGAAG GTAACAATCAAGTTCCAAATTCCTCCTACATGTGAAGCTTCACAATTGATTGCCAATATTGTTTCTAATCTTGGCTTAAAAGTTGAAGAGCATGGTGGTGGTTCAGATGTATCATTACGCGCTTGGGATAG TGGAGTTGCTTGGCAACTAATGCTTATGCACCCAGAGAAACAGAAGGAAACTGAAGGTGATCAAGGGGAATCAAAAGATGTGAATAAACATGATCGAGATCTGCACATCCTCATTTTCCGTTCAGTCATTACCTCAACAGAAAAAACT GAAATTGAATTTATGAAGCAGGGTGGCTTGAGTCCCAACGAGCTCAATGCCCTGGTATCCGCTTTACAATTAGCTGGGGAAAAAATAGGAAAGTCTACCACAGAACGAAGAGGGAGGGAAGATAGCACACAATCTTCATCCATAGAGAAATTAATAACCAGTCTTGAGTCCATGGGAGTGAGAGTTTATGGAGTTCATGAACCCAATGAGAGTTCTGCAAGCAAAGCTGTTTCATGGGATAATCTTGCTGGATATGATCTGCAAAAGCG ACAGATAGAAGACACGATACTTTTGGCTTTGCTAAGTCCTGAAACATATGATGATATTGCCCGCGGAACTCGTCGCAAATTTGAGTCAAATAGACCTCGAGCTGTACTCTTCGAAGGCCCACCAG GTACAGGGAAAACTTCCTTTGCTCGTGTCATTGCTAATCAAGCG GGCATCCCATTGTTATACGTGCCCCTTGAGGTTATATTGTCCAAGTACTATGGTGAGAGTGAACGATTATTAGGGAAAGTGTTTTCACTTGCCAATCAGCTTCCAGATGGTGCTATCATTTTTCTGGACGAG GTTGATTCGTTTGCTATTTCACGAGACGGTGATTTGCATGAAGCCACACGAAGGGTGTTGTCAGTGTTGCTGCGACAG ATTGATGGATTTGAACAGGATAAGAAAGTGGTTGTAATTGCTGCAACAAATAGGAAGCAAGACCTTGACCCAGCCTTGATCAG TCGATTTGACACTATTATTCCATTTGGCCTACCTGATCATCAAACTCTTAAGGAAATAGCTGCTCAGTACGCGAAACATCTAACTGAATCTGAATTAGATGAATTGGCAACTGTAACAGAAGA GATGTCTGGAAGGGATATCAGAGATGTGTGTCAACAAGCAGAGCGCTCATGGGCATCAAAA ATGATCCGAGGACAAGTATCCAAAGATGGAGAACAAATCTGTCTTCCGCCTCTGCAGGAGTACATAGCGAGTGCCATGAATCGACGCAAAGGTTTACTCAGCTCCCCACCCCGGCAGACCCAAAATCCTCCCAAGGCTGACAGATAG
- the LOC101296303 gene encoding glucan endo-1,3-beta-glucosidase-like, with protein MMKIQVLLYLTFACFEFLFFPGALSARISITNKCPFTVWPATQTSDRKPPLALPSNVLAPQASTTVVTPVPWNGRFWGRTNCFTNNAGKFTCAPPGDCASGQQSCNGNGGVPPATLVEFNIAAGGGQDYYDVSLVDGFNLPMSVAAQGGHKPGDCRTSTCRANVNANCPSELQVKGAGGSVIGCMSACTKFHEPRYCCTGPNDKPATCPPTDYSKKFSQLCPEAYSYAYDDKKGTFTCSGGPNYAITFCP; from the exons ATGATGAAAATCCAAGTACTCCTCTACCTTACCTTCGCCTGCTTCGAATTCCTTTTCTTTCCAG GCGCACTTTCGGCCAGAATTTCCATCACAAACAAGTGCCCCTTCACGGTCTGGCCAGCAACCCAAACTTCTGATCGCAAACCTCCCTTAGCATTGCCGAGTAACGTATTGGCACCCCAAGCTAGCACCACCGTGGTCACTCCGGTTCCATGGAATGGCCGCTTCTGGGGCCGTACCAACTGCTTCACGAACAATGCCGGCAAATTCACTTGTGCTCCACCAGGGGATTGCGCATCCGGTCAGCAATCATGCAACGGAAATGGAGGAGTTCCTCCAGCCACGTTGGTGGAATTTAATATCGCAGCAGGCGGGGGTCAAGATTACTACGATGTTAGTCTTGTTGACGGCTTCAACTTGCCCATGTCCGTGGCCGCTCAAGGCGGTCATAAGCCCGGGGATTGTCGGACCTCTACCTGCAGAGCCAACGTAAACGCTAATTGTCCGAGTGAACTACAAGTAAAGGGGGCTGGCGGGAGCGTGATCGGCTGCATGAGTGCGTGCACCAAGTTCCATGAGCCCAGGTATTGCTGCACTGGACCTAATGATAAGCCAGCGACATGTCCTCCTACAGACTACTCTAAAAAGTTTAGTCAACTATGCCCTGAGGCTTACAGCTACGCTTATGATGACAAGAAAGGCACATTCACTTGCTCCGGGGGACCTAACTACGCTATTACTTTCTGTCCATAG
- the LOC101295153 gene encoding pentatricopeptide repeat-containing protein At3g05340-like: protein MKSKWVFHFHNLTSHYFSPSWLSSISSLFKNPISETSPLVLNHVDVTLLLSFCGKNRHFQLGSSLHASIIKNPELFEPENRNVVVLWNSLLSMYLKCGQLWDAVKVFDEMPVRDTVSWNTVISGFLRNGEPETGFGYFKRMLESDYCRFDKATLTCLIAGFDGVEGCYLNKMMHGLAVLNGFERETAVGNALITSYCKCGCFGSARRVFDEMFERNVITWTAMISGLAHYGFYAESLKLFADMLGGVVEPNAMTFLGSLMACSGLQAIREGRQIHGLVWKLGVQSDLCVESSLMDMYSKCGSVEDAWRIFESTKELDEVSMTVILVGFAQNGFETEAIQIFVKMMRAGIEIDPNMVSAVLGVFGVDTSLGLGKQLHSLIVKKNFGYNSFVTNGLINMYSKCGELEDSEKVFTQMPQRNSISWNSMIAAFARHGDGSKALQLYENMQMEGVQLTDVTFLSLLHACSHAGLIERGMEFLNFMKEEHGMSPRPEHYACVVDMLGRAGLLTEAKSFIEGLPENPGILVWQALLGACSIHKESDIGKYAADQLFLTAPQCPAPYVLLANIYSFEGRWKERAKTIKGMKKMGVAKEAGISWIEIEKKVQSFVVGDKMHPQAEIIYRLLADLLRLMKDEGYVPDERFLLYYLDQDEKR from the coding sequence ATGAAATCCAAATGGGTCTTTCACTTCCACAACCTCACCTCTCACTACTTCTCCCCCTCCTGGCTTTCTTCTATCTCCTCTCTTTTCAAGAACCCTATTTCCGAAACCTCGCCATTGGTCCTCAACCATGTCGATGTAACTCTGCTTCTTTCCTTCTGTGGCAAAAATCGTCACTTTCAATTGGGTTCTTCCCTTCATGCATCTATCATTAAGAACCCTGAACTTTTCGAGCCCGAGAATCGCAATGTCGTTGTACTTTGGAACTCTTTGCTTTCCATGTACTTGAAATGTGGGCAGTTGTGGGATGCGGTTAAGGTGTTCGATGAAATGCCTGTGAGAGATACGGTTTCGTGGAACACTGTGATATCGGGGTTTTTGAGGAATGGGGAGCCTGAGACTGGTTTTGGGTACTTCAAGAGGATGTTGGAGTCAGATTATTGTCGATTTGATAAAGCTACTTTGACTTGCCTTATAGCGGGTTTTGATGGGGTGGAGGGTTGTTACTTGAACAAGATGATGCATGGTTTGGCGGTTTTGAATGGATTTGAGCGGGAAACTGCAGTGGGGAATGCTTTGATAACATCTTACTGTAAATGTGGGTGCTTTGGCTCAGCAAGGCGGGTTTTTGATGAGATGTTTGAGAGGAATGTAATTACGTGGACTGCAATGATTTCGGGCCTTGCACATTATGGTTTCTATGCTGAGAGCTTGAAGTTGTTTGCGGATATGCTTGGTGGTGTGGTGGAACCGAATGCTATGACGTTTTTGGGCTCACTTATGGCATGTTCTGGATTGCAGGCAATAAGGGAGGGGCGTCAGATCCATGGCCTTGTATGGAAATTGGGAGTTCAATCGGACCTGTGTGTGGAGAGTTCATTGATGGACATGTATTCAAAATGTGGTAGTGTGGAAGATGCATGGAGAATCTTTGAGTCCACTAAAGAACTTGATGAGGTTTCCATGACTGTTATCCTTGTGGGATTTGCACAGAATGGGTTTGAGACAGAAGCTATCCAGATTTTTGTGAAAATGATGAGGGCAGGGATTGAAATTGACCCAAACATGGTTTCAGCAGTTCTTGGAGTATTTGGTGTTGATACTTCTTTAGGTCTGGGAAAGCAACTACACTCTTTGATAGTCAAGAAGAATTTTGGTTATAATTCTTTTGTCACCAATGGGCTAATAAATATGTACTCCAAGTGTGGAGAGCTGGAGGATTCAGAAAAAGTGTTCACTCAAATGCCTCAAAGGAATTCAATTTCATGGAATTCAATGATTGCGGCGTTTGCCCGTCATGGAGATGGCTCCAAAGCATTACAACTGTATGAAAATATGCAAATGGAAGGCGTACAACTGACAGATGTTACATTTCTGTCTCTACTTCATGCTTGTAGCCATGCTGGCTTGATTGAAAGGGGCATGGAATTTCTGAACTTTATGAAAGAAGAACATGGGATGAGTCCAAGGCCAGAACACTATGCTTGTGTTGTTGACATGTTAGGTCGGGCAGGACTTTTAACTGAGGCTAAATCTTTTATTGAAGGACTACCTGAAAATCCTGGGATACTTGTTTGGCAAGCATTACTCGGTGCTTGTAGCATTCATAAAGAATCTGATATTGGGAAATATGCTGCAGATCAGTTGTTTTTGACAGCACCGCAGTGTCCCGCACCATATGTTTTGCTTGCCAATATATATTCTTTTGAAGGAAGGTGGAAAGAGAGAGCAAAGACTATTAAGGGGATGAAGAAGATGGGAGTGGCAAAAGAAGCGGGTATTAGTTGGATTGAAATCGAAAAGAAAGTTCAGAGCTTTGTTGTTGGTGATAAAATGCATCCACAAGCGGAGATCATTTATAGGCTCTTGGCAGATTTGCTTAGACTTATGAAGGATGAAGGATACGTACCGGATGAGAGGTTTTTACTTTATTACTTGGATCAAGATGAAAAGAGATGA
- the LOC101296584 gene encoding putative receptor-like protein kinase At3g47110-like codes for MGLQGKISPFISNLSLLANLSLQINGFHGQIPSSFGKLTELAFLNASSNKLEGNIPGSLHGCRSLKVVDLTYNNLSGVIPEELGWMKSLAYLALSENSLRGVLPASLSNLTELTQLELAVNYFTGKIPPELGALRKLEILYLHMNYLEGSIPAAIANCTALREISLIENLLSGEIPSALFAKLKNMQKMYMSRNKLSGKIPGTLSNLSQLILFDVSLNNLEGEVPGGLGMLKNLENFYLHSNNLCGGSGNSSLSFLTALTNCSYLQKLHLGSCLFTGNLPSSIGNLSKDLYYLNLFDNHITGSMPESIGNLSGLVTLYLSYNRLVGSIPSSLGKLLNLQRLYLGNNRIIGPMPDELGMMSSLGVLDFGNNSIGGTIPPSLGNLSQLRYLYLSRNFLSGMFPIELTQCSLMMLLDLSFNKLQGSVPVEIGGFSNLALSLNLSNNKFEGQLPASIGKLVSVQAIDLSENKFSGLIPTLIGSCISLAYLNMSNNMFEGTIPDSLSLITHLEVLDLARNELNGTLPKWIAENQMIRNLNLSYNRLSGEVPDTGRRNIFNRSSLLGNVGLCGGSALLGLPPCEVQKRKHKIRKSIIYSLVAAVAFVCVLVAVFVYCFFFSFRKRDSKAEDRMVTVMGSPSHHGRRTFTQRELELATGEFSEAHLLGRGTFGSVYKAIVDDGETIMAVKVLHGDGIQSYKSFKRECQIMSEIKHRNLVRMLGYTWSTQFKALILEYIGNGNLAEHLYPGGLEEGTCELSLRERISIAIDVANGLEYLQEGCRVQILHCDLKPENVLIDNDMVAHVADFGIGKLISADKPKELHVSTTHFLRGSIGYIPPEYAQGIEVSAKGDVYSFGVMVLELITRKRPTSNMFRDEVDLRKWVHSSYPDHVLDVVDSTLKEIKSTDGALDELERCCIQMLEVGLRCTEDTPHKRPSMSFVVQKLTQCLESWRDLETWRDGEMVKLLHPQMLE; via the exons ATGGGGTTACAAGGAAAAATATCACCATTCATATCCAATCTCTCTCTACTTGCCAACTTGTCTTTACAGATCAATGGGTTCCATGGACAAATTCCATCTTCCTTTGGAAAACTTACAGAGTTAGCGTTTCTGAATGCTAGCTCAAACAAGCTTGAAGGTAACATTCCAGGTTCATTACATGGTTGCCGAAGCTTGAAAGTCGTAGACTTGACTTACAACAATCTATCTGGTGTCATTCCTGAAGAACTCGGCTGGATGAAGAGTCTGGCATATTTAGCTCTCTCCGAAAACAGTCTCAGGGGAGTGCTTCCAGCCTCTCTTTCAAACTTGACGGAATTGACACAACTTGAACTGGCTGTCAACTATTTTACTGGAAAGATCCCACCAGAGCTCGGAGCATTAAGAAAGCTAGAGATTTTGTATCTCCATATGAACTATCTCGAAGGCTCGATACCGGCAGCAATTGCTAACTGCACTGCTTTACGCGAAATTTCGCTGATTGAGAACTTGTTAAGTGGAGAAATCCCTTCAGCTTTGTTTGCTAAACTCAAGAATATGCAGAAAATGTACATGTCAAGAAACAAGCTTTCTGGGAAAATTCCAGGGACCCTCTCCAATCTTTCACAGCTGATACTGTTTGATGTTAGTTTGAATAATTTAGAGGGGGAAGTTCCTGGAGGATTGGGCATGCTAAAGAACCTAGAGAATTTCTACTTACATTCCAACAACTTGTGTGGCGGCTCTGGTAATTCTTCTCTCAGTTTCTTAACAGCTTTAACTAACTGTTCGTATCTGCAAAAACTACACTTGGGTTCGTGTTTGTTCACTGGAAATCTACCATCTTCTATAGGAAACCTTTCAAAAGACCTGTATTACTTGAATCTTTTTGATAACCACATTACAGGAAGTATGCCAGAAAGTATCGGAAACTTAAGCGGCCTAGTAACATTGTACTTGTCATACAACCGTTTGGTAGGAAGCATACCATCTTCCCTTGGCAAGCTTTTGAATTTGCAGAGGTTATACTTGGGGAACAACAGAATTATTGGGCCCATGCCAGATGAGTTAGGGATGATGTCTAGCCTTGGTGTACTGGATTTTGGCAACAATTCGATTGGTGGGACGATTCCTCCTTCACTTGGTAATCTCTCACAGCTGAGATATCTTTACCTGTCCAGAAATTTCCTATCGGGAATGTTTCCAATTGAGCTTACTCAATGCTCTCTTATGATGCTGCTTGATCTATCTTTCAACAAATTACAAGGCTCTGTTCCTGTAGAGATTGGCGGCTTTTCAAACCTAGCTCTCTCTCTTAACCTTTCGAACAATAAGTTCGAAGGACAGTTGCCTGCAAGCATTGGAAAGCTGGTATCTGTACAGGCAATTGACTTGTCTGAGAACAAGTTTTCTGGTTTGATACCTACCTTGATTGGAAGCTGCATTTCTTTGGCCTATCTAAACATGTCCAACAATATGTTTGAGGGGACTATTCCAGATTCGTTGAGTTTGATCACTCATCTTGAAGTTTTGGACTTGGCTCGTAATGAATTAAATGGCACCCTTCCGAAATGGATTGCTGAAAACCAGATGATCAGGAATCTTAATTTATCTTACAATAGGCTATCAGGAGAAGTTCCAGATACTGGAAGGAGAAATATTTTTAATAGAAGCTCATTGTTGGGGAATGTCGGGTTGTGTGGTGGTTCTGCACTACTTGGTCTTCCGCCATGTGAAGTTCAAAAGAGAAAACATAAGATAAGAAAATCGATAATTTACTCTTTGGTTGCTGCAGTTGCGTTTGTCTGTGTGCTGGTGGCTGTTTTCGTTTATTGTTTCTTCTTCTCCTTCAGAAAGCGGGATTCAAAAGCAGAAGACAGAATGGTAACAGTAATGGGATCACCAAGCCATCATGGAAGGCGCACTTTCACCCAAAGGGAACTTGAACTTGCAACAGGTGAGTTCAGTGAAGCTCATCTGTTGGGTAGAGGAACCTTCGGATCAGTCTATAAGGCAATTGTTGATGATGGTGAAACTATTATGGCAGTGAAGGTTCTGCATGGTGACGGTATTCAGAGTTACAAAAGCTTTAAGAGGGAATGTCAAATCATGTCCGAAATTAAGCACCGGAATCTTGTTAGAATGTTAGGATATACCTGGAGTACACAGTTCAAGGCTCTAATTCTTGAATACATAGGAAATGGTAACTTGGCAGAGCATCTTTATCCTGGCGGACTAGAGGAAGGAACATGTGAACTATCGTTGAGGGAAAGAATATCAATAGCCATAGATGTTGCCAATGGCTTGGAGTATCTTCAAGAAGGTTGTCGAGTCCAAATTCTACACTGTGACTTAAAACCAGAGAATGTGCTTATTGACAATGATATGGTAGCTCATGTAGCAGATTTTGGGATTGGAAAGCTCATATCAGCTGATAAACCCAAGGAACTACATGTTAGCACAACGCATTTTCTACGAGGATCAATTGGGTACATTCCCCCAG AATATGCGCAAGGGATTGAGGTTTCAGCTAAAGGAGATGTCTATAGCTTTGGTGTGATGGTGCTCGAGTTGATAACAAGAAAAAGACCGACAAGCAATATGTTTCGAGATGAGGTTGATCTAAGGAAGTGGGTGCATTCTTCGTACCCAGACCATGTTTTGGATGTTGTTGACAGCACGCTAAAGGAGATAAAAAGCACAGATGGTGCTTTGGATGAGCTTGAGCGATGCTGCATTCAGATGCTTGAGGTAGGGTTGAGGTGCACAGAAGATACTCCACATAAAAGACCCTCCATGTCTTTTGTTGTGCAGAAGTTGACACAGTGCCTAGAAAGCTGGAGAGACCTGGAGACCTGGAGAGATGGAGAGATGGTGAAACTTCTGCATCCACAAATGTTGGAATAG